Proteins encoded together in one Prunus dulcis chromosome 3, ALMONDv2, whole genome shotgun sequence window:
- the LOC117621780 gene encoding tryptophan synthase alpha chain-like has translation MKDIVEASDGFVYHVSTVGITGARESVNEQIPRLLREIREATTKPVAVGFGLSKPEHVKQVAEWGADGVIVGSAIVTVLGEAKSPKEGLKALETFTKSFTSALLG, from the coding sequence ATGAAGGACATAGTTGAAGCTTCAGATGGATTTGTATACCATGTGAGCACTGTGGGAATTACCGGTGCCCGTGAATCGGTGAACGAACAAATTCCGAGGCTTTTAAGGGAAATTAGAGAGGCAACAACCAAGCCTGTGGCAGTTGGTTTTGGGCTATCAAAGCCCGAACATGTGAAACAAGTAGCAGAGTGGGGAGCTGATGGTGTTATTGTTGGTAGTGCCATTGTGACGGTGTTGGGGGAAGCCAAGTCTCCTAAAGAAGGGTTGAAAGCACTTGAAACTTTCACCAAGTCTTTCACATCTGCACTCCTTGGTtaa
- the LOC117621781 gene encoding tryptophan synthase alpha chain-like: MAASLKSTATGFLQFKKPQNPFLLLSQTSTVPVKKSPLTPMAALTLTATNNLSQTFTKLKNQRKVAFIPYITAGDPHLSTTAQALKVLNSSGADVIELGVPHSDPILDGPVIQASFTRSLARGTNFNSIMSMLKDVIPQLSCPIVLLSYYNPIIKHGIENFMSTISDVGVHGLVVPDAPFEETKSLRKEAVKNKIELVLLTTPNTPIDRMKDIVEASDGFVYLVSTVGVTGARESVNEQVPRLLREIRAATTKPVAVGFGLSKPEHVKQVAEWGADGVIVGSAIVKVLGEAKSPEEGLKALETFTKSFTSALLG, from the coding sequence ATGGCTGCTTCTCTGAAATCCACTGCTACTGGCTTTCTTCAATTTAAGAAACCTCAAAacccatttcttcttctatccCAAACATCAACCGTTCCAGTCAAGAAAAGTCCTCTAACACCAATGGCTGCTCTCACCTTGACCGCTACCAACAATCTCTCACAAACTTTCACAAAATTGAAGAACCAACGCAAAGTAGCATTTATCCCTTACATCACTGCCGGTGATCCTCACCTTTCAACCACGGCTCAAGCGCTGAAGGTGCTCAATTCTAGTGGGGCGGACGTGATCGAGTTAGGTGTGCCACACTCTGATCCAATACTAGACGGTCCAGTTATTCAGGCTTCATTCACTCGTTCCTTAGCTAGAGGGACCAATTTCAATTCTATTATGTCAATGTTAAAGGACGTAATACCACAATTGTCTTGTCCAATCGTTCTACTTTCGTACTATAACCCAATTATAAAGCATGGTATTGAAAACTTCATGTCCACAATTAGCGACGTTGGGGTACATGGTCTTGTGGTTCCAGACGCTCCATTTGAAGAGACAAAAAGCTTGAGAAAGGAGGCTGTGAAGAATAAGATTGAGTTGGTATTACTAACTACACCCAATACGCCAATAGATCGAATGAAGGACATAGTTGAAGCTTCAGATGGATTTGTATACCTTGTGAGCACGGTGGGAGTTACCGGTGCCCGTGAATCGGTGAACGAACAAGTTCCGAGGCTTTTAAGGGAAATTAGAGCGGCAACAACCAAGCCTGTGGCAGTTGGTTTTGGGCTATCAAAGCCTGAACATGTGAAACAAGTAGCAGAGTGGGGAGCTGATGGTGTTATTGTTGGTAGTGCCATTGTGAAGGTGTTGGGGGAAGCCAAGTCACCCGAAGAAGGGTTGAAAGCACTTGAAACTTTCACCAAGTCTTTCACATCTGCGCTCCTTGGATAA
- the LOC117621782 gene encoding tryptophan synthase alpha chain, chloroplastic-like codes for MAALTMTPTINLSQTFTKLKNQRKVAFIPYITAGDPDLSTTAQALKVLNSSGADVIELGVPHSDPILDGPVIQASATRSLARGTNFNSIIYVNVKGRDAPFEETKSLRKEAVKNNVELASRVESGIFQ; via the exons ATGGCTGCTCTCACCATGACCCCTACCATCAATCTCTCTCAAACTTTCACAAAATTGAAGAACCAACGCAAAGTAGCATTTATCCCTTACATCACTGCTGGTGATCCTGACCTTTCAACCACTGCTCAGGCGCTCAAGGTGCTCAATTCTAGTGGAGCAGACGTGATCGAGTTAGGTGTGCCACACTCTGATCCAATACTAGACGGTCCAGTTATTCAGGCTTCAGCCACTCGTTCCTTAGCTAGAGGGACCAATTTCAATTCTATTATATATGTCAATGTTAAAGGACGTG ATGCTCCATTTGAAGAGACAAAAAGCTTGAGAAAGGAGGCTGTGAAGAATAATGTTGAGTTGGCATCAAGGGTGGAATCAGGAATTTTTCAATGA